A single Stigmatella aurantiaca DNA region contains:
- the nadA gene encoding quinolinate synthase NadA, which translates to MSLEADTDVDLESKINALKKSLNAVVLAHYYQESEIQDVADFVGDSLALAQAAAKTDADVIVFCGVHFMAETAKILNPTKQVLLPDLKAGCSLSDRCPPAAFQAFKAKHPDAFVVSYVNSSAAVKAMSDVICTSSNAVKIVHQVPKDRQILFAPDQHLGRHVMKQTGRDMVLWPGSCIVHEIFSEKKLVQLKVEHPDAEVVAHPECEQPVLRHADFIGSTKGILDYVVASPKQKFIVVTEAGILHQMKLKAPQKTYIPAPPDNGCACNECPYMRLNTLEKLYQCMRDRTPELILPEHLQTAARAPLQRMLEWS; encoded by the coding sequence ATGAGCCTCGAAGCGGACACCGACGTGGACCTTGAGTCGAAGATCAACGCGCTGAAGAAGTCTCTCAACGCGGTTGTCCTGGCACACTATTACCAGGAGAGTGAAATCCAGGATGTAGCGGACTTCGTGGGAGACAGTCTGGCCCTGGCGCAGGCGGCGGCGAAGACGGACGCGGACGTCATCGTCTTCTGCGGTGTGCACTTCATGGCGGAGACGGCGAAGATTCTGAACCCCACCAAGCAGGTGTTGCTGCCTGACTTGAAGGCGGGCTGCTCCTTGTCGGACCGGTGCCCCCCCGCGGCCTTCCAAGCGTTCAAAGCCAAACATCCGGACGCGTTCGTGGTGAGCTACGTGAACAGCTCCGCGGCGGTGAAGGCGATGAGCGACGTCATCTGCACGTCCTCCAACGCGGTGAAGATCGTCCACCAGGTGCCCAAGGACCGGCAGATCCTCTTCGCGCCGGATCAACACCTGGGCAGGCACGTGATGAAGCAGACGGGCCGGGACATGGTGCTGTGGCCGGGCAGCTGCATCGTCCACGAAATCTTCAGCGAGAAGAAGCTCGTCCAGCTCAAGGTCGAGCATCCGGACGCCGAGGTGGTGGCCCACCCGGAGTGCGAGCAGCCGGTGCTGCGGCACGCGGACTTCATCGGCTCCACCAAGGGCATCCTCGATTACGTGGTGGCCAGCCCGAAGCAGAAGTTCATCGTCGTGACGGAGGCCGGCATCCTCCACCAGATGAAGCTCAAGGCCCCGCAGAAGACCTATATCCCCGCCCCGCCCGACAACGGCTGTGCGTGCAACGAGTGCCCGTACATGCGGCTCAACACCCTGGAGAAGCTCTACCAGTGCATGCGGGACCGGACCCCGGAGCTGATCCTTCCCGAACACTTGCAGACCGCCGCCCGGGCCCCCTTGCAGCGCATGCTCGAGTGGTCCTGA
- a CDS encoding ATP-binding protein — MSVRAVSVLLLYFRREYGEERLRQLWSKYQLGLSLEYVSTLTNFISFDFTEQLIDALVAESGDPHFSRKAGRLFVTPDAMGFLYHALRIFGSVKAVYAKFIEVVPTLNRVGKFTIEASSSNHMVLSYLSRRTERNRNLCEGRMAQFASVPTIWDLPPAQMVELQCQARGADCCRYELTWHEPVRGWRLGAGMLMGVAVGTGMGLLNLGPLPVLVPSVALGAAFFGAWMDARQEVRRKDEYLAAQNEGLMQSLTDLERRYDEVCRSNLALEDRVAARTQELTEANSKLATALDTQKELIRLKSEFFDNVSHELRTPLTLILLSLESLLQRDPSAYPDAMRQHLMTMERSAHRLLKLINNLLDLAQMEAGKLRLRYQAVELHGLLSSLLPPFRVMAEKKGLSLTLEGGPVGAIHGDVERIEVVFQNLVSNALKFTQQGAVRVRVSEDAGSVYVEVEDTGPGIAPQDIPVIFDRFAQADSTGTRRFGGTGIGLALVKETVDLHSGDIEVSSEVGKGATFRVQLPKGTAHIREDLRDRRAIDMPARRDRRTLPALTALRPGGAAVEPSSVPEELAPSNAPRILVVEDEPEIRDFVVSVLRTSYRVLEAVNGEEGRQRALQTIPDLIVSDVMMPVMSGLQMLAALRERQETADIPVILLTARQEVAEKVEGLGTGANDYIGKPFSPRELLARIEAQLRLRDAAVRAAENERLAATGLLTSGFAHEVRNPLNGLMNAMLPLRESILGSQVDPDTTRAMLDVMEECGTRIRHLAESLLSFVRTSDRLVPVNLGASLDSTLSVLAWKIPPDVVVVRDYQCDVPITGDPGSLNQVWVNLLDNAVRAVGTKGQVKISTEHDGATAVVSITDTGTGIKPEDMERLFQPFFSTRAAGEGTGLGLALCRRIVLRHGGLIHLTSEWGQGTRCEVRLPVQGVEHLQHRGGPGASPRLPPGPGAANG; from the coding sequence TTGAGCGTCCGCGCGGTCTCCGTGCTGCTGCTGTACTTCCGGCGAGAGTACGGCGAGGAGCGCCTGCGCCAGCTGTGGAGCAAGTACCAGCTGGGCCTGTCGCTGGAGTACGTCAGCACGCTGACGAACTTCATCTCCTTCGACTTCACCGAGCAGCTCATCGACGCGCTCGTGGCCGAGTCGGGGGACCCGCACTTCTCGCGCAAGGCGGGCCGGCTCTTCGTCACGCCGGACGCCATGGGCTTTCTGTACCACGCCCTGCGCATCTTCGGCTCGGTGAAGGCCGTGTACGCGAAGTTCATCGAGGTGGTGCCCACGCTCAACCGGGTGGGCAAGTTCACCATCGAGGCCTCGTCGAGCAACCACATGGTGCTCTCGTACCTGAGCCGCCGCACCGAGCGGAACCGCAACCTGTGCGAGGGGCGCATGGCGCAGTTCGCCTCGGTGCCCACCATCTGGGACTTGCCGCCGGCGCAGATGGTGGAGCTGCAGTGCCAGGCGCGGGGCGCCGACTGCTGCCGCTACGAGCTGACGTGGCACGAGCCCGTGCGTGGCTGGCGCCTGGGCGCTGGCATGCTCATGGGCGTGGCGGTGGGCACGGGCATGGGCCTGCTGAACCTGGGGCCGCTGCCGGTGCTGGTGCCCTCCGTGGCGCTGGGGGCCGCCTTCTTCGGGGCGTGGATGGACGCGCGCCAGGAAGTGCGGCGCAAGGACGAGTACCTCGCCGCGCAGAACGAGGGGCTCATGCAGTCGCTGACGGACCTCGAGCGGCGCTATGACGAGGTGTGCCGCAGCAACCTGGCCCTGGAAGACCGCGTCGCGGCGCGCACCCAGGAGCTGACGGAGGCCAACTCCAAGCTGGCCACGGCGCTGGACACCCAGAAGGAGCTCATCCGGCTCAAGAGCGAGTTCTTCGACAACGTGAGCCACGAGCTGCGCACGCCGCTCACGCTCATCCTGCTGTCGCTCGAGTCGCTGCTCCAGCGCGACCCGTCCGCCTACCCGGACGCCATGCGCCAGCACCTGATGACGATGGAGCGCAGCGCCCACCGCCTGCTCAAGCTCATCAACAACCTGTTGGATCTGGCGCAGATGGAGGCGGGCAAGCTGCGCCTGCGCTACCAGGCGGTGGAGCTGCACGGCCTGCTGTCCTCCCTGCTGCCGCCCTTCCGCGTCATGGCGGAGAAGAAGGGGCTGTCGCTCACCCTGGAGGGCGGCCCGGTGGGCGCCATCCACGGGGACGTGGAGCGCATCGAGGTGGTGTTCCAGAACCTCGTCTCCAACGCCCTGAAGTTCACCCAGCAGGGCGCCGTGCGGGTGCGCGTGTCCGAGGACGCGGGCTCCGTCTACGTGGAGGTGGAGGACACGGGCCCGGGCATCGCGCCCCAGGACATTCCCGTCATCTTCGACCGCTTCGCTCAGGCGGACTCCACCGGCACGCGCCGCTTCGGGGGCACGGGCATCGGGCTGGCGCTGGTGAAGGAGACGGTGGACCTGCACTCCGGCGACATCGAGGTGTCGAGCGAGGTGGGCAAGGGCGCCACCTTCCGCGTCCAGCTGCCCAAGGGCACGGCGCACATCCGCGAGGACCTGCGGGACCGGCGCGCCATCGACATGCCGGCCCGGAGAGATCGCCGCACCCTGCCGGCCCTGACCGCCCTGCGTCCGGGCGGGGCCGCCGTGGAGCCCTCCTCCGTGCCCGAGGAGCTGGCGCCGTCCAACGCGCCGCGCATCCTGGTGGTGGAGGACGAGCCGGAGATCCGCGACTTCGTCGTCAGCGTGCTCCGCACCAGCTACCGCGTGCTGGAGGCCGTCAACGGCGAGGAGGGCCGCCAGCGTGCCCTCCAGACGATTCCGGACCTCATCGTCTCGGACGTGATGATGCCGGTGATGTCGGGCCTGCAGATGCTCGCCGCGCTGCGCGAGCGCCAGGAGACGGCGGACATCCCCGTCATCCTCCTCACCGCCCGGCAGGAGGTGGCCGAGAAGGTGGAGGGGCTGGGCACCGGCGCGAATGACTACATCGGCAAGCCGTTCTCGCCCCGGGAGCTGCTGGCGCGCATCGAGGCCCAGCTGCGCCTGCGGGACGCCGCGGTGCGCGCAGCGGAGAACGAGCGGCTGGCGGCCACGGGCCTGCTCACCTCCGGCTTCGCCCACGAGGTGCGCAACCCGCTCAACGGGCTGATGAACGCCATGTTGCCCCTGCGCGAGAGCATCCTGGGCTCGCAGGTGGACCCGGACACCACGCGCGCCATGCTGGATGTGATGGAGGAGTGCGGCACGCGCATCCGCCACCTGGCCGAGTCCCTGCTGTCCTTCGTGCGCACCAGCGACCGGCTGGTGCCGGTGAACCTGGGCGCCTCGCTGGACTCCACCCTGAGCGTGCTGGCGTGGAAGATTCCCCCGGACGTGGTGGTGGTGCGCGACTACCAGTGCGACGTGCCCATCACCGGGGACCCGGGCTCGCTCAACCAGGTGTGGGTGAACCTGCTGGACAACGCCGTGCGCGCGGTGGGGACCAAGGGCCAGGTGAAGATCTCCACCGAGCACGACGGGGCCACGGCGGTGGTGTCCATCACCGACACCGGCACGGGCATCAAGCCCGAGGACATGGAGCGCCTCTTCCAGCCGTTCTTCTCCACCCGGGCGGCCGGGGAGGGCACGGGCCTGGGCCTGGCGCTCTGCCGGCGAATCGTTCTGCGCCACGGCGGGCTCATCCACCTCACCAGCGAGTGGGGCCAGGGCACCCGGTGCGAGGTGCGGCTGCCGGTGCAGGGGGTGGAGCACCTCCAGCACCGCGGCGGGCCGGGCGCCTCGCCGCGCTTGCCTCCGGGGCCCGGCGCCGCCAACGGGTGA
- a CDS encoding serine/threonine protein kinase, producing MAELFLAQEPPKPDLVVLKRILPYLSEEPEFVQMFLDEARIAAQLHHPNIVQVSELGRLENTIFIAMEFVEGIDLRRVMQEEGKFGANVPYGVAAAVCAQVASGLDYAHHSIGVDGRPLQLIHRDVSPQNVMLAYDGRVKLVDFGIAKAGAFVERSKPGVIKGKFLYLSPEQVAQDKLDHRADIFALGTMLYEITTGKSPFAKPTTEGILFAIRSEDPPPPHLIKDDYPTELSRIIMRCLLKDRNVRYQRASEVQKDLETFLTSGTLKQSTDVADYIARLMGEEEERTVLHIPIAAPAGRKDATMPMPMGLSARPNRKPLGEKAAPPAYASEPEMPTQMSRPPPPPAPSKAEVDEEVDEAVDEAADGEAHREPDDTLDPYEERAAGPQAPDEEDEEDERTAVGTHPIRAWSANNDGEFTVPDRGRASRPGMAAVPSARRPSLAIEPNTEPRARRPAAPPSRRPLAEEEDDDEDSQSISLTQPTVNQRLRPGADDESSRSFSQTQPTPAPRGSRPSARMVPWDDEAPAATDSDLSEEELSRSLPGEMLPEEEEATGGYGPVSGPPARRGRGLLIAAVALLAVFAGGLFWALSPSSSSEDAFGEDSLQPVPLRRTGGPVQAPPARPEAPPPGMDPEEGTGLAGANAGPAQAPAAGDNPSGSPAGTGEPPPEPPPLVADSAPVVPQAPTAVEAATPGGKSAPAKLVAVKFTTSSRTVVISVDGKRIEPNKVVSLPAGQVKVKYACSSARKPTRGSFKQILKPDDRGAIELLIPCRKGQK from the coding sequence ATGGCGGAGCTCTTTCTCGCGCAGGAACCGCCCAAGCCGGACTTGGTGGTCCTCAAGCGCATCCTTCCCTACCTCTCCGAGGAGCCGGAGTTCGTCCAGATGTTCCTGGACGAGGCGCGCATCGCGGCGCAGCTGCACCACCCGAACATCGTCCAGGTGTCGGAGCTGGGGCGGCTGGAGAACACCATCTTCATCGCGATGGAGTTCGTCGAGGGCATCGACCTGCGGCGCGTCATGCAGGAGGAGGGGAAGTTCGGCGCCAACGTGCCCTATGGCGTCGCAGCGGCCGTCTGCGCGCAGGTGGCCTCGGGGCTCGACTACGCCCACCATTCCATCGGCGTGGATGGCCGGCCGCTGCAGCTCATCCACCGGGACGTCAGCCCCCAGAACGTGATGCTCGCCTATGACGGGCGGGTGAAGCTCGTGGACTTCGGCATCGCCAAGGCCGGCGCGTTCGTCGAGCGCAGCAAGCCGGGCGTCATCAAGGGCAAGTTCCTCTACCTGTCGCCGGAGCAGGTGGCCCAGGACAAGTTGGATCACCGGGCGGACATCTTCGCGCTCGGCACCATGCTGTACGAAATCACCACCGGCAAGAGCCCCTTCGCCAAGCCCACCACGGAAGGGATTCTCTTCGCCATCCGCTCCGAGGATCCGCCGCCCCCGCACCTCATCAAGGACGACTACCCCACGGAGCTGTCGCGCATCATCATGCGCTGCCTGCTGAAGGACCGGAACGTGCGCTACCAGCGCGCCTCGGAGGTGCAGAAGGACCTGGAGACGTTCCTCACCTCGGGCACCCTCAAGCAGAGCACGGACGTGGCCGACTACATCGCCCGGCTCATGGGCGAGGAGGAAGAGCGCACCGTCTTGCACATTCCCATCGCCGCCCCGGCGGGCCGCAAGGACGCGACCATGCCCATGCCCATGGGGCTCTCGGCGCGTCCCAACCGCAAGCCCCTGGGCGAGAAGGCCGCCCCGCCGGCGTACGCCTCCGAGCCGGAGATGCCGACGCAGATGTCGCGCCCCCCGCCGCCCCCCGCGCCCAGCAAGGCCGAGGTGGACGAAGAGGTGGATGAAGCGGTGGACGAAGCGGCGGACGGCGAGGCGCATCGCGAGCCGGACGACACCCTGGACCCCTATGAGGAGCGGGCGGCGGGGCCCCAGGCGCCGGACGAGGAGGACGAGGAAGACGAGCGGACCGCGGTGGGCACGCACCCCATCCGGGCCTGGTCCGCCAACAACGACGGCGAGTTCACCGTGCCGGATCGCGGGCGCGCCAGCCGCCCGGGCATGGCCGCCGTGCCGTCCGCGCGCCGGCCCTCCCTGGCCATCGAGCCGAACACGGAGCCGCGCGCGCGCCGGCCCGCGGCTCCCCCCTCGCGCCGGCCGCTCGCCGAGGAGGAGGACGATGACGAGGACTCGCAGTCCATCTCCCTGACGCAGCCCACGGTGAACCAGCGGCTGCGGCCCGGGGCGGACGACGAGTCCTCCCGGTCCTTCTCCCAGACGCAGCCCACGCCCGCCCCGCGCGGCTCCCGTCCGTCCGCGCGGATGGTGCCCTGGGACGACGAGGCCCCCGCGGCCACGGACTCGGACCTGTCCGAAGAGGAGCTCTCCCGGTCGTTGCCCGGCGAGATGCTGCCCGAGGAGGAGGAGGCCACCGGCGGGTATGGGCCGGTGTCCGGGCCCCCCGCGAGGCGGGGCCGGGGCCTGCTGATCGCCGCGGTGGCGTTGCTGGCCGTGTTCGCCGGAGGTCTCTTCTGGGCCCTGAGCCCCAGCTCCAGCTCCGAGGATGCGTTCGGCGAGGATTCCTTGCAGCCCGTGCCGCTGCGGCGCACGGGGGGCCCGGTCCAGGCGCCCCCGGCCCGGCCCGAGGCGCCGCCGCCTGGGATGGATCCGGAAGAGGGAACGGGCCTCGCGGGGGCAAACGCCGGCCCGGCGCAGGCCCCCGCCGCCGGGGACAACCCATCAGGTTCTCCGGCCGGTACCGGGGAGCCGCCGCCGGAGCCGCCGCCCCTCGTGGCGGACAGTGCCCCGGTGGTTCCTCAGGCCCCCACGGCGGTGGAGGCCGCCACGCCCGGCGGCAAGAGCGCCCCGGCGAAGCTGGTGGCCGTGAAGTTCACCACCTCGTCGCGCACCGTGGTCATCTCGGTCGACGGCAAGCGGATTGAACCCAACAAGGTCGTCTCCTTGCCGGCCGGCCAAGTCAAGGTGAAGTACGCCTGCTCCTCCGCCCGGAAGCCGACCCGGGGCAGCTTCAAGCAGATCCTCAAGCCGGACGACCGGGGAGCGATCGAGCTGCTCATCCCCTGCAGAAAAGGCCAAAAATAA
- a CDS encoding methyltransferase domain-containing protein, with translation MSSYLMESEAEARRLIEQARALPVRPHLLSTGLQPGMRVLDAGCGPGVVTSILAELVGPTGKVTGVDLHAPRLAEARATCAALSQCHFLQADIRSTDLPGDTFDYVWCQYVLEYLPDPERALAEFLRVAKPGGRVVVADVDGLGHLNWPCPPELEEGMRTFHRAVKDAGVDLHIGRKLFHLFRQAGLQEVRVHLAPLWMVAGAADARLLSDWRQRFETLEPALAPAYGGAAAYQAFCEGYLRLLSDPDALKYSVLLITEGQKR, from the coding sequence TTGAGCAGCTATTTGATGGAGTCGGAGGCGGAGGCCCGGAGGCTCATCGAGCAGGCGCGGGCGCTTCCCGTGCGGCCCCACCTGCTGTCCACCGGGTTGCAGCCGGGCATGCGGGTGCTGGACGCGGGGTGTGGCCCGGGCGTGGTGACGTCCATCCTGGCGGAGCTGGTGGGGCCCACGGGCAAGGTGACGGGGGTGGACCTCCACGCCCCACGGCTCGCCGAGGCCCGCGCCACCTGTGCCGCGCTCTCCCAGTGCCACTTCCTCCAGGCGGACATCCGCTCGACGGATCTCCCGGGGGACACCTTTGACTACGTCTGGTGCCAGTACGTGCTGGAGTACCTGCCGGACCCGGAGCGGGCGCTCGCCGAGTTCCTCCGGGTGGCCAAGCCCGGGGGGCGCGTGGTGGTGGCGGACGTGGATGGGCTGGGGCACCTGAACTGGCCCTGCCCGCCGGAGCTGGAGGAGGGGATGCGGACCTTCCACCGGGCGGTGAAGGACGCGGGGGTGGACCTGCACATCGGCCGCAAGCTGTTCCACCTGTTCCGGCAGGCCGGGCTGCAGGAGGTGCGCGTGCATCTGGCGCCCCTGTGGATGGTGGCGGGGGCGGCGGATGCCCGGCTGCTGAGCGACTGGCGGCAGCGCTTCGAGACCTTGGAGCCCGCGCTGGCGCCCGCCTATGGCGGAGCGGCCGCCTACCAGGCCTTCTGTGAGGGCTATCTGCGTCTGCTGTCGGACCCGGATGCTTTGAAGTATTCTGTTCTTTTGATCACGGAGGGACAGAAGCGTTGA
- a CDS encoding response regulator transcription factor, whose amino-acid sequence MMVSHEQSVLIVHPDPVLRAGLVSALAPRKIIAVSSRDDAARTLAERVPDVVLADVVEARRFIRDLDRLAPAAMRVFLCPQSQSQELRELVDVAAEGHEFHTVDPTVPVEEMARSLRELMRQRASVRVPTLGLEAVFLVEGQPLRAQCLNVGNEGVLLKLPVDAPIEQLPPGTRIFDLRLERAGQVMLRTNGFVRHLGLERAPGDAWFRVGIQLERTGTGIGHVELATLNDMVRVLAVLRRALRRSGTLQCTLVQGVRRREELQASLVEETAEGPAVLRCALPLRWTVAVGDVVQLVFDLSGKSYHGWAAVVRTEADGFILSMPRSLSMYHRRSSMRFTAGEEQTFSVAYVSPLTGERMEYPVMDLHPLGLSFAYDAARDVLPVGLIIDNFTLVLPDGTRAPCSAEVRDSSPLLSHAVGGMARPFRCGMRLLNVQPEARQVVMDAFVQARCPQVRDGRTEPFQNVWELARAVHLFHPDYPFEEGPHLATLEDTHRKLAGVPEGLFRTFLYCEGDQLLGHVSGVRTHSRTWMVQHLMVMPTVRRGENISRELPALNVDYAEALEDVHYMRIFWRLQNKWPDRVFGWIARTMHIEGLTELQTMNYTRVPLTQPLRTRRGLPTVRPATPADLKWLEGHLRERGEVVRLMADDLLAPEARMPTLAARYAPHGIHRGRSLFVVEGENAPLALALAEEATPGLSWAEMTSAFSFVVPEAHHPRAAEAREALAAHCVEHYRQQGKRSALALVQDDEVEGLVAMGFQWSCRVAKWTFHRSTARTWHMLMAAVFERLRARSPRVLGQDEERTD is encoded by the coding sequence TTGATGGTCTCGCACGAGCAGTCGGTGTTGATCGTCCACCCGGATCCGGTGTTACGGGCTGGGCTGGTGTCCGCGTTGGCCCCCCGGAAAATCATCGCGGTGTCGTCGCGGGATGACGCGGCGCGCACCCTGGCCGAACGGGTGCCGGACGTGGTGCTGGCGGACGTGGTGGAGGCCCGCCGCTTCATCCGGGACCTGGACCGGCTGGCGCCCGCGGCCATGCGGGTGTTCCTCTGTCCCCAGTCCCAGTCGCAGGAGCTGCGCGAGCTGGTGGACGTGGCGGCCGAGGGGCATGAGTTCCACACGGTGGACCCCACGGTGCCGGTGGAGGAGATGGCGCGCAGCCTGCGCGAGCTGATGCGCCAGCGCGCCTCCGTGCGCGTGCCCACCCTGGGGCTGGAGGCCGTCTTCCTGGTGGAGGGCCAGCCGCTGCGCGCCCAGTGCTTGAACGTGGGCAACGAGGGCGTGCTGCTGAAGCTGCCCGTGGACGCTCCCATCGAGCAGCTGCCGCCGGGCACGCGCATCTTCGACTTGCGCCTGGAGCGCGCCGGGCAGGTGATGCTGCGCACCAACGGCTTCGTGCGGCACCTGGGGCTGGAGCGCGCCCCGGGGGATGCCTGGTTCCGCGTGGGCATCCAGCTGGAGCGCACGGGCACCGGCATCGGCCACGTGGAGCTGGCCACGCTCAACGACATGGTGCGGGTGCTGGCGGTGCTGCGGCGCGCGCTGCGGCGCAGCGGCACGCTCCAGTGCACGCTGGTGCAGGGGGTGCGCCGCCGGGAGGAGCTGCAGGCCTCGCTCGTCGAGGAGACGGCCGAGGGGCCCGCCGTGCTGCGCTGCGCGCTGCCGCTGCGCTGGACCGTGGCGGTGGGGGACGTCGTCCAGCTCGTCTTCGACCTGAGCGGCAAGAGCTACCACGGCTGGGCCGCGGTGGTGCGCACCGAGGCCGACGGCTTCATCCTGTCGATGCCGCGCAGCCTGTCCATGTACCACCGGCGCAGCAGCATGCGCTTCACGGCCGGGGAGGAGCAGACCTTCTCGGTCGCCTACGTGTCGCCGCTGACGGGCGAGCGCATGGAGTACCCGGTGATGGACCTGCACCCGCTGGGCCTGTCGTTCGCCTACGACGCGGCCCGTGACGTGCTGCCCGTGGGGCTCATCATCGACAACTTCACCCTGGTGCTGCCGGATGGCACCCGGGCCCCGTGCAGCGCGGAGGTGCGCGACAGCTCCCCGCTGCTCAGCCACGCGGTGGGCGGCATGGCCCGGCCCTTCCGCTGCGGCATGCGCCTGCTCAACGTGCAGCCCGAGGCGCGCCAGGTGGTGATGGACGCCTTCGTCCAGGCGCGCTGCCCCCAGGTGCGCGATGGCCGCACGGAGCCGTTCCAGAACGTGTGGGAGCTGGCCCGGGCCGTGCACCTCTTCCACCCGGACTACCCCTTCGAGGAGGGGCCTCACCTGGCCACGCTGGAGGACACGCACCGCAAGCTGGCGGGCGTGCCCGAGGGGCTCTTCCGCACCTTCCTGTACTGCGAGGGCGACCAGCTCCTGGGCCACGTGTCCGGGGTGCGCACGCACTCGCGCACGTGGATGGTGCAGCACCTGATGGTGATGCCCACGGTGCGCCGGGGCGAGAACATCTCCCGCGAGCTGCCCGCCCTCAACGTGGACTACGCCGAGGCGCTGGAGGATGTGCACTACATGCGCATCTTCTGGCGCTTGCAGAACAAGTGGCCCGACCGCGTCTTCGGGTGGATTGCCCGCACCATGCACATCGAGGGGCTCACCGAGCTCCAGACGATGAACTACACGCGGGTGCCCCTCACCCAGCCCCTGCGCACGCGGCGCGGCCTGCCCACGGTGCGGCCCGCGACGCCGGCGGACCTGAAGTGGCTGGAGGGCCACCTGCGCGAGCGCGGGGAAGTCGTGCGGCTGATGGCCGATGACCTGCTGGCCCCCGAGGCGCGGATGCCCACGCTGGCCGCGCGCTACGCCCCGCACGGCATCCACCGGGGCCGCTCCCTCTTCGTGGTGGAAGGGGAGAACGCGCCGCTCGCCCTGGCCCTGGCCGAAGAGGCCACGCCGGGGCTGAGCTGGGCGGAGATGACGTCGGCCTTCTCCTTTGTCGTGCCCGAGGCGCACCACCCCCGGGCCGCCGAGGCGCGCGAGGCGCTCGCGGCCCACTGCGTGGAGCACTACCGGCAGCAGGGCAAACGCTCCGCGCTGGCCCTGGTCCAGGACGACGAGGTGGAGGGGCTGGTGGCCATGGGGTTCCAGTGGAGCTGCCGGGTGGCCAAGTGGACCTTCCACCGGAGCACGGCGCGCACCTGGCACATGCTCATGGCCGCCGTCTTCGAGCGGCTCCGGGCCCGGTCTCCCCGGGTGCTGGGACAGGACGAGGAGCGGACGGATTGA
- a CDS encoding metallothionein, whose protein sequence is MKRMGMAMAVLGLTGGVLFAPGVGHACEGHAKAVPEPAEAKPGKVQPLQEVDELLSAKCQCSSKADCTCKKGACECARCKGGRRHVMDALRDQDTGLKLEDARRDASAGIFI, encoded by the coding sequence ATGAAGCGCATGGGCATGGCGATGGCGGTCCTGGGGCTGACGGGTGGCGTGCTGTTCGCCCCGGGCGTGGGACACGCCTGCGAGGGCCACGCGAAGGCCGTTCCGGAGCCTGCCGAGGCGAAGCCCGGGAAGGTCCAGCCGCTCCAGGAGGTGGACGAGCTGCTGAGCGCCAAGTGCCAGTGCAGCAGCAAGGCGGACTGCACCTGCAAGAAGGGCGCGTGTGAGTGCGCCCGGTGCAAGGGGGGCCGCCGCCACGTGATGGATGCGCTGCGAGATCAGGACACGGGGCTGAAGCTGGAGGACGCGCGCCGTGACGCGTCCGCCGGCATCTTCATCTGA